The Streptomyces sp. JB150 genomic interval CATCCACCTGGCCCGCCTCGACGGCACCAACGTCGTCTATCTGGCAACCCGTCAGTCCCAGCACTACCTGCGCCCGTTCACCCGGGTCGGCCGGCGCCTGCCCGCCCACTCGACCTCCCTCGGCAAGGCGCTGCTGAGCACCTACAGCGACGAGCAGGTCCGCAAGATGCTCCCGGAGACGCTGCCCGCGCTCACCGAGAACACCATCACCGACCGCGAGAAGCTCATCGAGGAGCTGCACCAGGTGCGGGAGCAGGGGTACGCCGTCGACCGCGAGGAGAACACGCTGGGCCTGCGCTGCTTCGGCGTGGCGATCCCCTACCGCACCCCGGCCCGCGACGCGATCAGCTGCTCCATCCCGGTCGCCCGGCTCACGCCCGCGCACGAACAGATGGTGAAGGACGCCCTGTTCGACGCCCGGGACCGGCTCACCCTGGCGACGCGGAGGCTCTGACCGTGCAGGTGGCGCTCCGGCCCGTCCACGACAGCGACCTGCCGGTCTTCTACCGGCAGCTCAACGACCCCGAGTCCCTGCGGATGGCCGCGTTCACCCCGCCGGACCCGGCCGACCGGTCCGCCTTCGAGGAGCACTGGCGGCGGGTGCGCGCGTCGGCCGACGTGCACGCCCGCACGGTGCTGCTCGACGGTGACGTGGTGGGCAGCGCGGCCGTCTACGGGGTGCCCGGCGAACGCGAGGTCACCTACTGGGTGGACCGCGCCTACTGGGGCCGCGGCGTGGCCACCACCGCGCTGCGCGCCCTGCTCGCCGAGGTCCCCGAACGCCCGCTGTACGCCCGCGCGGCGGCCGACAACGCCGGGTCGCTGCGCGTGCTGGCCCGCTGCGGCTTCCGGGAGACCGCCCGGGAGCGGGATTACGCGGCCGGGCGCGGCGAGGAGATCGAGGAAGTGGTGCTCCGGCTGGCGGAGTGACCCCGCGGCGCGGCTCTCCCCCGCGCGGCGGAGGCGGATCGTCGCGGGGCAGGAGGCGGGCGGCGCGCTCCGCGCGGGAGCGTGGCGGCATGACGCACACAGTCACCGGTTCCGCCCGGACCGCCGGCTCCCCCGGCCCGTCCGCCTCGCCGGGCTCCCCGGCCTCGTCGGCCTCCCCCGCCTTGTCGGGCCCCGGCCTCGTCGGGCTTCCCCGCCTCGCCTGCCTTGCCGGCCTCGCCCGCCTCGGCCGCCTCGGCCTCGCCCGCCGTACCGGCGTCCCCCGCCGCCCTCGGCCGGCCGCGCCGGATTATGCGCGCCGTCGCCCGTGTACGACGCGCTGCGCGCCGGCGCCGCCGGGTTCCTGCTGAAGCGGGCCGACGCCGAGGCGCTGGTGCAGGCGGTGCGGCTGGTGGCGCGCAGCGACACCCTGCTGTTCCCGTCGGCCGTGCGGGCGCTGGCCGTGCGGCACGCGGACCCGGCGCCCGCGCCGTGGGTGGCGAGGCTCACGGCCCGGGAGAGCGAGGTGCTGCGGCACATGGCGACCGGGCTCACCAACGCGGAGATCGCCCGGCGGATGGAGGTCGGCCCCGCGACGGTGAAGTCCCATGTGGCGGCCGTCCTCGCGAAGACGGGGGCCCGCGACCGCACCCAGGCGGTGATCGCGGCCTACGAGGCGGGCTTTCTGAGGAGCGGATGAGAAAACGGACGGAGCGGAACGTTCCGGCCGATCCGCTCGTCTGTCCGGGCGCGATGAACAAGACGATCAGGCGCGCGTCGGTGCTCGTTCTGCTCCTGGTGCTCGCCCTGCTGGTCAGGGCGACGTGGGTGCAGTTCTACGAGGGCACGGCGCTGGCGGAGGACAAGCACAACCGGCGGAACGCGATCGCGCTGTACAGCGAGCCGCTCGGTGACATCGTCGTGGCCGGGGAGGCGGTCACCGGCTCGGCGCGGACGGAGAGCGGCGACCTCGGATACCAGCGGACGTACAAGAACGGCGCGCTGTACGCGGCGGTGACCGGCTACAACTCGCAGGTCTACGGCGCCACCCAGCTGGAGGGCATCTACCAGGACCTCCTGGACGGCACGGACAACCGGCTGAAGACCGTGCTGGGCACGGTCACCGGCGAGCGCGCCGAACCCGGCGACGTGATCACGACGATCGACCCGGCCACCCAGAAGGCGGCGTACGAGGCGCTGGGCGGCAAGAAGGGCGCCGCCGTCGCCATCGACCCGAAGACCGGGCGGATCCTCGCGGTCGTCTCCACCCCGTCGTACGACCCGACGGCGATCACCGCGGGGGACTCGGAGGCCTGGACGGGGCTCACCGAGGACCCCGGCAAGCCCATGACGAACCGGGCGCTGCGCCGGCCGCTGCCGCCGGGCTCCACGTTCAAGCTGGTGGTGGCGGCGGCCGCGCTGGAGGACGGGCTGTACACGTCGGTGGACGAGCGGACGGACAGCCCCGACCCGTACGACCTGCCGCAGTCCTCGGACGTGCTCACCAACGAGAACCCGGGCGCGCCCTGTGAGAACGCCTCGATCCGGGTGGCGCTGCGGTACTCGTGCAACAACGTCTTCGGCAAGATGGCCGTCGACCTGGGCCAGGACACGGTCCGGGCGATGGCGGAGAAGTTCGGCTTCAACGACCCCGAGCAGGACGTCCCGGTGCGCGCCTACGAGAGCGTGTACCCGAAGGACATGGACGAGCCGCAGACCGCGCTGTCCGGCATCGGCCAGTTCGACGTGACCGCGACTCCGCTCCAGATGGCCATGGTGTCCGCGGCCCTGGCCAACGACGGCAAGCTGGTCCGGCCGCACATGGTGTCGCGGATCACCGACCACGGCGGCGATGTGCTGGAGGACTACGACGACAACGCCTCCACCGAGGAAATCGTCGGCTCCGGCACCGCCGAGCAGCTGCGGTCGGCGATGCGGACGGTCGTCGAGGAGGGCACGGGCACCAACGCGCGGATCGGCGGGGCGACGGTGGGCGGCAAGACCGGTACGGCCCAGCACGGCGAGAACAACAGCAAGACGCCGTACGCCTGGTTCACCTCGTACGCCACGTCCGACGACTCCGGCAAGGAGGTCGCCGTGGCGGTCGTCGTCGAGCAGTCGGACGCGGCGCGTAGCGAGGTCAGCGGCAACGGGCTGGCCGCCCCGGTGGCCAAGGCCGTGATGGAGGCGGCCCTGCGGGACTGAGCGGACGCCTCACAGACGCCGGGCAGCGGCAACGGAGTTCGGTCCGCCATACGGCATTCGAAACCTCGTACGACTCACTGGTACAGTGCCGGATCTCGTCCCGGCGTACGGCTGTTCGACGCCGGGGAATCGCTGCGAGGAGAGACCGCTCGTGGGGACAGTCGTCGACGACGCCGCCTCCGTGGAGTTCCATGCCTTCTTCGAGCGCCACTACGCCGAACTCGCGCGTCTCGCCCATCTGCTGACCGGTGAGGCGGACGCCGCCGACGACCTCGCGGCGGACGCGCTGCTGGCGCTGTGGCACCGCTGGGACCGGGTGCGCGCGGCCGACCACCCGGTGGCGTACGCGCGCGGGGTGGTCGCCAACCTGGCCCGCACCCGGATCCGCAGCGCGGTGCGCGAGCGGCGCCGGATCGCCCTGTTCTGGTCACCGCGCGAGGAGCGGACCGAGAACCCGGACGTGGCCGGCGTCGTCGACGTCCAGGAGGCGCTGCGCAGGCTGCCGTTCCGCAAGCGGGCCTGTGTGGTGCTGCGGCACGCCTTCGACCTGTCGGAGAAGGACACGGCGCTCGCCCTCGGTGTGTCGGTGGGTACGGTGAAAAGCCAGACCTCGAAGGGAATGGCCGAGCTGCAGAGACTGCTCGGCACACGGCAGGCCTCGCAGCGGGTGCATGCCGCGATGGCGCGGACCGGCCAGGCCGCGGGAAGGGACCGATGATGCGGCGGGACGTGCACGAGGAGCTGCGCGCCCGGCTGCGGGAGGCGGCCGAGGCGCACCAGCCGGACCGGGCGCGGATGCTGGCCCGGATCGAGCGCGGCATGGCCGAGGAGGTCCGCCCGGCCGGTCACCGGGCCACGCGTCCGCCGGTGTTCGGCTGGCTGCGGGTGGCGGGGGCGACGGCCGCGGTCGCGGGCGTGCTCGCCGCAGGAGGGCTCACGGTGGCGTCCGCGGTGAAGTCGGACGACGCTCCCCCGCAGGGCACGGTCGCGGTCACCGCGACGCCCACGCCGTCACCGGAGGCGACCCGCACGCCGCCCGCCTTCCCCGCGGAACCGTCGCCGAGCGCCCTGCCCACGCGCGGTGAGCGGTCCAGCGCGCCGCCGTCGCCCACGGCGACGGCCGGCCCGGTGTCGTCGGCGCCGGCGCTGCCGTCCGCGGGCGCCGGGGTCGAGGACGGCCCGCTGTGGTCGGACGGCTCGGTGGACCCGCACAGCAACGAGTTCTGGGCGCAGAGCAACGTCACCCTGAAGACCGCCGAGCGACTGACCGCGCTGACCGTGGAGTTGCGGGTGGCGCAGACCGGAGGGGTGTCCTCGACGGGCGCCTGGCGGTCGCTGCCCGAGGACGACTTCGAGCTGACGGTCGGTGAGCGGGACGGCTTCCTCGTCTACACCTGGCGGCTGAAGGAGGGCCGTACGGTGCCGGCGGGCGAGTGGGTGTTCGCGGGGCAGTACGACCACGAGCGCGGCGGCCGGGACGCGAAGGACGACCGCTACGCGGCGGCGGCCCGCACCGCCTCCCAGCCCCTCCAGGTGGCGGGCGACTTCGCGCCGCGGGACGACGACGAGGACGACGAGCAGCCCGCCGCGGGACGGCCCTGAGCGGACCGTCCCGGGTGGCTCGGGGCACCCGCGGACCGCCTCCCGCGGACGCCGGGAAAAAACTTCCGGGAACGCGGCAACCCTTTCCCCGCCGGTGGCGACCAGGAGACGCAAGGATCCCCCACCACGCAAGGAATGGCATGACAGCACGAGCCGAACAGCGCGTCCGCCAC includes:
- a CDS encoding SigE family RNA polymerase sigma factor, giving the protein MGTVVDDAASVEFHAFFERHYAELARLAHLLTGEADAADDLAADALLALWHRWDRVRAADHPVAYARGVVANLARTRIRSAVRERRRIALFWSPREERTENPDVAGVVDVQEALRRLPFRKRACVVLRHAFDLSEKDTALALGVSVGTVKSQTSKGMAELQRLLGTRQASQRVHAAMARTGQAAGRDR
- a CDS encoding IclR family transcriptional regulator — translated: MSAGETGGGAQVKSAVRTVELLEYFAARPGMHSLASVQEAVGYPKSSLYMLLRTLVELGWVETDATGTRYGIGVRALLVGTSYIDGDEVVAVARPTLDRLSDDTTETIHLARLDGTNVVYLATRQSQHYLRPFTRVGRRLPAHSTSLGKALLSTYSDEQVRKMLPETLPALTENTITDREKLIEELHQVREQGYAVDREENTLGLRCFGVAIPYRTPARDAISCSIPVARLTPAHEQMVKDALFDARDRLTLATRRL
- a CDS encoding GNAT family N-acetyltransferase, which gives rise to MQVALRPVHDSDLPVFYRQLNDPESLRMAAFTPPDPADRSAFEEHWRRVRASADVHARTVLLDGDVVGSAAVYGVPGEREVTYWVDRAYWGRGVATTALRALLAEVPERPLYARAAADNAGSLRVLARCGFRETARERDYAAGRGEEIEEVVLRLAE
- a CDS encoding penicillin-binding transpeptidase domain-containing protein, which gives rise to MNKTIRRASVLVLLLVLALLVRATWVQFYEGTALAEDKHNRRNAIALYSEPLGDIVVAGEAVTGSARTESGDLGYQRTYKNGALYAAVTGYNSQVYGATQLEGIYQDLLDGTDNRLKTVLGTVTGERAEPGDVITTIDPATQKAAYEALGGKKGAAVAIDPKTGRILAVVSTPSYDPTAITAGDSEAWTGLTEDPGKPMTNRALRRPLPPGSTFKLVVAAAALEDGLYTSVDERTDSPDPYDLPQSSDVLTNENPGAPCENASIRVALRYSCNNVFGKMAVDLGQDTVRAMAEKFGFNDPEQDVPVRAYESVYPKDMDEPQTALSGIGQFDVTATPLQMAMVSAALANDGKLVRPHMVSRITDHGGDVLEDYDDNASTEEIVGSGTAEQLRSAMRTVVEEGTGTNARIGGATVGGKTGTAQHGENNSKTPYAWFTSYATSDDSGKEVAVAVVVEQSDAARSEVSGNGLAAPVAKAVMEAALRD